A stretch of the Desulfuromonas sp. TF genome encodes the following:
- the eno gene encoding phosphopyruvate hydratase, which yields MSEINDIYAREILDSRGNPTVEVEVYLESGAMGRAAVPSGASTGEREALELRDGDKSRYLGKGVQKAVENVNEIITEALVGWEASDQAGIDRKLLELDGTDFKSNLGANALLGVSMACAKAAAEEAGLPLYQYIGGSNAKELPLPMMNIINGGAHADNNVDIQEFMIMPAGATSFKEALRMGAEIFHALKKVLKSKGYNTAVGDEGGFAPDLGSNEEALQVIMEAISEAGYKPGEDVLLALDVASSELYKNGKYLLENEAQPEKSAAELVDFYEDLVNRYPIISIEDGMAENDWDGWKLLTERLGKRIQIVGDDLFVTNTKILKEGIEKGIANSILIKVNQIGTLTETLEAIEMAKRAGYTAVVSHRSGETEDTTIADLAVATNAGQIKTGSLCRTDRICKYNQLLRIEDELDEVAVFAGRDVFYNLRRK from the coding sequence ATGAGTGAAATCAACGATATCTATGCCAGGGAGATCCTCGATTCGCGGGGCAATCCCACCGTCGAGGTCGAGGTATACCTGGAAAGCGGCGCCATGGGGCGAGCCGCGGTGCCGAGCGGGGCATCCACCGGTGAGCGGGAGGCGCTAGAGCTCAGGGACGGCGACAAATCCCGATACCTGGGCAAAGGGGTGCAGAAGGCGGTGGAGAACGTCAACGAAATCATCACCGAAGCCCTTGTGGGGTGGGAAGCTTCCGACCAGGCAGGCATCGATCGCAAGCTGCTCGAACTCGACGGCACCGACTTCAAGAGCAACCTGGGAGCCAACGCCCTGCTCGGCGTTTCCATGGCCTGCGCCAAGGCGGCGGCCGAGGAAGCCGGCCTCCCCCTCTATCAGTACATCGGAGGCTCCAATGCCAAGGAGCTGCCGCTGCCGATGATGAACATCATCAACGGTGGCGCGCACGCCGACAACAATGTGGATATCCAGGAATTCATGATCATGCCTGCCGGCGCCACCTCCTTCAAGGAGGCCCTGCGCATGGGGGCCGAAATTTTCCACGCCCTGAAGAAGGTCCTCAAGAGCAAGGGGTACAACACGGCGGTCGGCGATGAGGGTGGATTCGCTCCCGACCTGGGAAGCAACGAAGAGGCGCTGCAGGTCATCATGGAAGCGATCAGTGAAGCCGGCTACAAACCGGGCGAGGACGTGCTGCTGGCACTGGACGTCGCCTCCTCCGAGCTGTACAAGAACGGCAAATACCTTCTGGAGAACGAGGCGCAGCCCGAGAAGAGCGCAGCCGAGCTGGTCGACTTCTACGAAGACCTGGTCAACCGCTATCCGATCATTTCCATCGAGGACGGCATGGCCGAGAACGACTGGGACGGTTGGAAGCTTCTCACTGAGCGTCTCGGAAAACGCATCCAGATCGTCGGCGACGACCTTTTCGTCACCAACACAAAAATCCTCAAGGAAGGGATCGAGAAGGGGATCGCCAACTCCATCCTGATTAAGGTCAACCAGATCGGCACATTGACCGAGACTCTCGAAGCCATCGAGATGGCGAAACGGGCAGGCTACACCGCCGTCGTCTCCCATCGCAGCGGCGAAACCGAGGACACCACCATCGCCGACCTCGCCGTCGCCACCAATGCCGGCCAAATCAAGACCGGCTCCCTGTGCCGCACCGACCGCATCTGCAAGTACAACCAGCTCCTGCGTATCGAGGACGAACTGGACGAAGTCGCCGTCTTCGCCGGCAGGGACGTCTTCTACAATCTGCGCCGGAAATAA
- a CDS encoding HD family phosphohydrolase encodes MTKIDRKQEAGSQKNKRPATAMQPRVLTDDRYFRPLILLLLALLLTLIIIPKGGFVPDYYAPGDIAAGDVKAPRDLLVPDLPLTEKKRVEAEEAILPLYDFAPRAGQDLAERLVQAIKLLDAEGKKGASPKDLREKVESLLGFAVSDEDLTALAGLPAADPFPGVLRAALLQALNGKIVGNLSLFKTDRERGIIIRDLATQQEVEVKEPADVIGLEAAQKRVADQLKQLEEIPPNSRKILLGIIEKLVRPNLTFNTNETEARKQQAREAVKPVLFQVKKGEMIVRVGERVTEDQVKKLKAMSDLRNDYSTLRTATGMLIVILLLLLATHRYANRNIRKYRIQNRDLIFLTTTFVGLLALVKLAIFISTALESAFPYIDSASYYYIFPFAVGAMLVRIVLNSEIAFVFALLSSLLLGILFGNSLFIALYALAGSLTGAHWVRQCKQRTTLYRAGFRLSMVNVLLIIGMHLMAGRPFDLQLLYKFAFGLGGGFVCAVIVTGTIPLVEAAFKYTTDIKLLELANMNTPVLRELMIQAPGTYHHSIIVGNLVEAAAESINANPLLTRVAAYYHDIGKIRKPLYFVENLGNQDNRHEKLAPSMSALILMAHVKDGVEIARENKLGETLVDILRQHHGTALIKFFYDKAKTKEDPGMSPVDERDYRYPGPKPQTREAALIMLADAVEAASRTLTDPTAARIQGMVQKIINNIFIDGQLDECELTLKDLHNIAKSFNRILAGIFHHRIDYPEPVHKEREKEPARRKNGEDTHRESAKESKGKDADPEKGSTEDLKRLGMS; translated from the coding sequence ATGACCAAAATCGACCGCAAACAAGAAGCCGGAAGCCAGAAAAACAAACGGCCGGCCACCGCCATGCAGCCTCGTGTGCTGACCGACGACCGGTATTTCAGGCCCTTGATTCTCCTTCTGTTGGCCCTTCTTCTGACCCTGATCATCATTCCTAAAGGTGGATTCGTCCCCGACTACTATGCTCCCGGAGATATAGCCGCCGGAGATGTCAAGGCCCCGAGGGATCTGCTGGTTCCCGACCTCCCCCTCACCGAAAAGAAGCGGGTGGAAGCAGAAGAGGCGATTCTTCCTCTCTATGATTTCGCACCTCGTGCCGGTCAGGACCTTGCGGAGCGCCTGGTGCAGGCGATCAAGCTGCTCGACGCCGAAGGCAAGAAAGGAGCTTCTCCAAAGGACTTGCGCGAGAAAGTCGAAAGCCTGCTCGGTTTCGCGGTTTCTGACGAAGACTTGACCGCCCTCGCCGGATTGCCGGCCGCCGATCCATTTCCCGGAGTCCTGCGCGCCGCTCTTCTCCAGGCTCTGAACGGAAAAATTGTCGGTAATCTGTCGCTTTTCAAGACGGACCGAGAGCGGGGAATCATCATCCGTGATCTGGCCACGCAGCAGGAAGTCGAGGTCAAGGAGCCGGCAGATGTAATCGGTCTGGAGGCGGCACAGAAGCGGGTCGCAGACCAGCTCAAACAACTGGAGGAAATTCCGCCGAATTCCAGAAAGATCCTGCTGGGCATCATCGAGAAGCTGGTGCGGCCGAACCTCACCTTCAACACGAATGAGACGGAGGCACGGAAGCAGCAGGCCAGGGAGGCGGTAAAACCCGTTCTTTTTCAGGTCAAGAAGGGGGAGATGATTGTCCGGGTCGGGGAGCGGGTCACCGAGGATCAGGTCAAAAAACTCAAAGCCATGAGCGACCTGAGAAACGATTACAGCACCCTGCGCACCGCTACCGGGATGCTCATCGTCATTCTCCTGCTTCTGCTGGCGACGCATCGCTACGCCAATCGAAACATCCGTAAATACCGCATCCAGAACCGGGATCTGATCTTTCTGACCACCACTTTCGTCGGACTATTGGCCCTGGTCAAACTGGCCATTTTCATATCCACCGCACTGGAAAGCGCTTTCCCCTACATCGACTCTGCCAGTTATTATTACATCTTCCCCTTTGCCGTCGGAGCGATGTTGGTCCGCATCGTTCTGAATTCCGAAATCGCCTTCGTCTTTGCGCTTCTCTCTTCACTCCTGCTCGGTATTCTGTTCGGCAACAGCCTGTTCATCGCCTTGTACGCCCTGGCCGGAAGTCTCACCGGAGCCCACTGGGTCCGGCAATGCAAGCAGCGCACCACCCTCTACCGGGCGGGTTTTCGCCTCTCCATGGTGAATGTTCTGCTGATCATCGGCATGCACCTCATGGCGGGGCGTCCCTTCGACCTTCAACTCCTGTACAAATTCGCCTTCGGTCTTGGCGGGGGATTTGTCTGCGCTGTGATCGTTACCGGCACCATCCCCCTGGTGGAAGCCGCCTTCAAATACACCACCGATATCAAACTGCTGGAACTGGCCAACATGAACACCCCCGTGCTGCGGGAGCTGATGATCCAGGCGCCGGGCACCTATCATCATTCCATCATCGTGGGCAACCTGGTGGAGGCGGCGGCCGAGTCGATCAACGCCAACCCCCTGCTGACCCGGGTGGCGGCCTATTACCACGACATCGGAAAAATCCGCAAACCCCTTTATTTCGTTGAAAACCTCGGTAATCAGGATAATCGGCACGAAAAACTGGCTCCCTCGATGAGCGCGCTGATTCTCATGGCTCACGTCAAGGACGGCGTGGAAATTGCCCGGGAGAACAAGCTGGGGGAGACCCTGGTGGATATCCTTCGCCAGCACCACGGCACGGCCCTGATCAAGTTTTTTTACGACAAGGCCAAAACCAAGGAGGACCCCGGCATGTCCCCGGTGGACGAGCGCGACTACCGCTATCCCGGTCCCAAGCCGCAGACCCGTGAGGCGGCCCTGATCATGCTCGCCGATGCCGTCGAGGCGGCCAGCCGGACACTGACCGATCCCACGGCGGCCAGGATCCAGGGCATGGTCCAGAAAATCATCAATAATATCTTTATTGACGGTCAGCTCGATGAATGCGAGCTGACCCTCAAGGACCTCCATAACATAGCGAAGAGCTTCAATCGCATCCTGGCCGGTATCTTCCATCACAGGATCGATTATCCTGAACCGGTTCATAAGGAGCGGGAAAAGGAGCCTGCCAGAAGGAAAAACGGTGAAGATACACATCGAGAATCGGCAAAAGAGTCAAAAGGTAAAGACGCCGACCCTGAGAAAGGTAGCACAGAGGATCTTAAGCGCCTTGGGATGTCCTGA
- a CDS encoding PhoH family protein, with the protein MNESSARRRFAADDQQLANLLFGQQNKNLKQIERTLKVRIGSKGLELSIEGDPLQAALVHRLLEELYTLLQAGYPLYPTDIDYAVRILSADSRAHLKDIFLDTIFISARKKVISPKSLAQKTYIDAIRRNDVVFGIGPAGTGKTYLAMAMAVSFLMKKEVSRIVLVRPAVEAGEKLGFLPGDIAEKVNPYLRPLYDALFDMMDFEKGQALIEKGVVEVAPLAFMRGRTLNDAFVILDEAQNTTVEQMKMFLTRLGFGSRAVVTGDVTQVDLPAGRLSGLVQASEVLKGVESIHFTTFTDRDVVRHPIVQAIVQAYQRSRDLSAHKPPPYEIP; encoded by the coding sequence TTGAACGAGAGCAGCGCTCGGAGGCGGTTCGCCGCCGATGACCAGCAGCTGGCAAATCTCCTTTTCGGCCAGCAGAATAAAAACCTGAAGCAGATAGAGCGGACCCTGAAGGTACGGATCGGCTCCAAGGGACTTGAGCTTTCCATTGAAGGGGACCCTCTTCAGGCGGCGCTTGTCCATCGGCTGTTGGAGGAACTCTATACCCTGCTTCAGGCGGGGTATCCTCTTTATCCCACTGATATCGATTATGCCGTCCGCATTCTGAGCGCCGACTCCCGGGCTCACCTCAAAGACATTTTCCTCGACACGATCTTCATCTCCGCCCGCAAGAAGGTGATCTCCCCCAAGAGCCTGGCCCAGAAAACCTATATCGATGCGATCCGGAGAAATGACGTCGTTTTCGGCATAGGTCCAGCCGGCACCGGGAAGACTTATCTGGCCATGGCCATGGCGGTTTCCTTTCTGATGAAAAAAGAGGTGAGCCGCATCGTTCTGGTGCGTCCCGCGGTTGAGGCTGGGGAGAAACTCGGATTCCTGCCCGGGGATATCGCCGAGAAGGTCAATCCTTATCTGAGGCCCCTGTATGACGCCCTCTTCGACATGATGGATTTCGAGAAGGGACAGGCCCTGATCGAGAAGGGGGTGGTCGAAGTGGCGCCTCTGGCTTTCATGCGCGGCCGCACCTTGAACGACGCCTTCGTCATCCTCGATGAGGCCCAGAACACCACGGTCGAACAGATGAAAATGTTCCTGACCCGCCTCGGCTTCGGCAGCCGCGCCGTGGTCACCGGCGACGTGACGCAGGTCGATCTTCCTGCCGGCCGGCTTTCCGGACTTGTCCAGGCTTCCGAGGTGCTCAAGGGAGTCGAGAGCATTCATTTCACCACCTTTACCGATCGCGACGTGGTGCGCCATCCCATCGTTCAGGCGATCGTTCAAGCCTATCAGCGGTCACGGGACCTTTCCGCGCACAAGCCTCCCCCTTACGAGATACCCTGA